Proteins encoded in a region of the Raphanus sativus cultivar WK10039 chromosome 8, ASM80110v3, whole genome shotgun sequence genome:
- the LOC130498958 gene encoding serine/arginine-rich splicing factor RS40, with protein MKPVFCGNFEYDAREGDLERLFRKYGRVERVDMKAGFAFVYMEDERDAEDAIRALDRIEFGRKGRRLRVEWTKGERGGDRRSGGGGGSRRSSSLRPSKTLFVINFDADNTRTRDLERHFEPYGKIVNVRIRRNFAFVQYEEQEDATRALEATNNSKLMDKVISVEYAMKDDDARGNGHSPERRRDRF; from the exons ATGAAGCCAGTCTTCTGTGGGAACTTTGAGTATGATGCGCGTGAGGGCGATCTCGAAAGGCTATTCAGGAAGTACGGAAGGGTCGAGAGGGTGGATATGAAAGCTG ggTTTGCTTTCGTGTACATGGAAGATGAGAGGGATGCTGAGGATGCTATCCGAGCCCTTGACCGCATTGAATTTGGGCGCAAGGGACGCAGACTCCGTGTTGAGTGGACAAAG GGTGAGCGTGGAGGCGATAGAAGatctggtggtggtggtggttcaaGGAGATCCTCATCCTTGAGGCCTTCCAAGACTCTGTTTGTGATCAACTTTGATGCGGACAATACTCGGACCCGGGATCTAGAGAGACACTTTGAACCGTATGGCAAAATTGTAAACGTTAGGATCAGGAGGAACTTTGCATTTGTCCAGTACGAGGAGCAAGAGGATGCCACTCGAGCTCTTGAGGCTACAAACAACAG TAAGCTGATGGATAAGGTGATCTCGGTGGAGTATGCAATGAAAGATGATGATGCAAGAGGGAACGGACACAGTCCCGAAAGACGCCGTGATAG GTTCTAG
- the LOC108834974 gene encoding dehydration-responsive element-binding protein 1B-like produces the protein MNTFPASTEMLGSENESPVTTVVGVDYCPRLAASCPKKPAGRKKFQETRHPIYRGVRLRKSGKWVCEVREPNKKSRIWLGTFKTAEMAARAHDVAALALRGRGACLNYADSVWRLRIPETTCHKDIQKAAAEAALAFEAEKSDATIENGLNMEGATAVASQAEVNDTTTDHGVDMEETMVEAVFTEEQREGFNMSKESTVEAAVNTEEQSKGFYMDEEWAFEMPTLLADMAAGMLLPPPSVQWGHNDEFEEVDMNLWSY, from the coding sequence ATGAACACATTCCCTGCTTCCACTGAAATGCTTGGCTCCGAGAACGAGTCTCCGGTTACTACGGTAGTAGGAGTTGATTATTGTCCCAGGTTGGCGGCAAGCTGTCCGAAGAAGCCAGCAGGTAGGAAGAAGTTTCAGGAGACACGTCACCCCATTTACCGAGGAGTTCGTCTGAGAAAGTCAGGTAAGTGGGTGTGTGAAGTGAGGGAACCAAACAAGAAATCTAGGATTTGGCTTGGAACTTTCAAAACAGCTGAAATGGCAGCTCGTGCTCACGACGTCGCTGCCCTAGCCCTCCGTGGAAGAGGCGCATGCCTCAATTATGCGGACTCGGTTTGGCGGCTCCGCATCCCGGAGACAACCTGCCACAAGGATATCCAGAAGGCTGCTGCTGAAGCCGCACTGGCTTTTGAGGCTGAGAAGAGTGATGCGACGATCGAAAATGGCCTAAACATGGAGGGGGCGACGGCGGTGGCTTCTCAGGCTGAGGTGAATGACACAACGACGGATCATGGCGTGGACATGGAGGAGACAATGGTGGAGGCTGTTTTTACTGAGGAACAAAGAGAAGGGTTTAACATGTCGAAGGAGTCGACGGTGGAGGCTGCTGTTAATACGGAGGAACAGAGCAAAGGATTTTACATGGACGAGGAGTGGGCGTTCGAGATGCCGACCTTGTTGGCTGATATGGCGGCAGGGATGCTTTTGCCGCCGCCGTCCGTACAATGGGGACATAATGATGAGTTCGAAGAGGTTGACATGAACCTCTGGAGTTATTAA